A single genomic interval of Camelina sativa cultivar DH55 chromosome 11, Cs, whole genome shotgun sequence harbors:
- the LOC104725910 gene encoding uncharacterized protein LOC104725910, which yields MESKMQTLLSTILVVYTLCATILVKPGLAQLPTIPVFSTPGSPIDLAKCWSSLLSIQGCEIEIFKSALTGKFENVGSTCCKAFTAIDAKCWPKMFPLNPFFPPLLKDGCSRIKAAAPSLATSKLSIIPGFSLPGSPVDITKCWSSLSSVEGCVAEIFKSVFTGKFGTVGPMCCKAFSDIDSKCWPHMFPLNPFFPPLLKDSCSRIKAVAPTHK from the coding sequence ATGGAAAGTAAGATGCAAACTCTTCTCTCCACGATTCTAGTAGTGTATACTTTGTGTGCCACTATTTTAGTGAAGCCGGGGCTGGCTCAACTCCCTACCATTCCTGTATTTTCTACTCCCGGCTCCCCAATTGATCTCGCAAAATGTTGGTCATCGCTTCTCAGCATTCAAGGTTGTGAAATTGAAATCTTCAAATCTGCTTTAACCGGTAAGTTTGAAAATGTTGGATCGACATGCTGCAAGGCGTTTACGGCAATTGATGCAAAGTGTTGGCCAAAAATGTTTCCATTGAATCCGTTCTTCCCTCCTCTTCTGAAGGATGGTTGCTCTCGCATCAAAGCAGCTGCTCCCTCACTTGCAACATCTAAACTCTCTATTATTCCTGGATTTTCTCTTCCTGGTTCTCCGGTTGATATCACAAAATGTTGGTCATCACTCTCTAGTGTCGAAGGTTGTGTGGCTGAGATATTCAAATCAGTATTTACAGGAAAGTTTGGTACTGTTGGACCAATGTGTTGCAAAGCGTTTTCGGACATAGATTCAAAGTGTTGGCCACATATGTTTCCGCTAAATCCGTTCTTCCCTCCTCTTCTCAAAGATAGTTGCTCTCGCATCAAAGCAGTTGCTCCTACACACAAGTAA